A region of Betta splendens chromosome 13, fBetSpl5.4, whole genome shotgun sequence DNA encodes the following proteins:
- the LOC114867663 gene encoding uncharacterized protein LOC114867663 isoform X1: protein MKMIFRILLLISFISCVSGSLVVNVTQTHYQAEQNHSITLEWTFTPKPDVSITSVYIFCLLVTDLRVSVLFHLHEGVEVSESQDQQFSGRVQFDRDKLREGRIRLQVSRLRTDDSGLYDCIIRTSDGWNMDVCRLNVTAAVDQHKAQTEPENRRRTGLSATLVPTAAAALWVETLLLSQSSKTNLGLDPPSVAATQTFPAVFPCCLVSVGLS, encoded by the exons atgaagatgatcttcaggatcctgctgctcatcagcttcatctcatGCGTCTCTG GATCATTAGTAGTGAATGTGACCCAGACCCACTatcaggcagagcagaaccacagcatcacactggaGTGGACCTTCACACCCAAACCTGACGTGTCCATCACCTCAGTTTACATCTTCTGTCTGCTGGTGACTGATCTCAGAGTCTCAGTCCTGTTTCATCTCCATGAAGGTGTTGAGGTCTCAGAGTCTCAGGATCAACAGTTTTCAGGACGAGTCCAGTTTGACAGAGACAAGCTCAGAGAAGGACGGATCAGACTCCAAGTGTCCAGACTCAGGACTGATGACTCAGGACTGTATGACTGTATCATCAGAACATCAGATGGTTGGAACATGGACGTATGTCGACTCAACGTCACTG cagctgttgatcagcacaaagctcagacagaaccagagaacaGAAGGAGAACGGGCCTTAGTGCTACATTGGtgccgacagcagcagcagctctatgG GTTGAAACTCTTCTGTTGAGCCAGAGTTCAAAGACAAACCTGGGTTTGGATCCACCCTCAGTTGCTGCCACTCAAACCTTCCCTGCTGTGTTTCCATGTTGTCTAGTGTCAGTTGGTTTGAGTTAG
- the LOC114867663 gene encoding uncharacterized protein LOC114867663 isoform X2, which yields MKMIFRILLLISFISCVSGSLVVNVTQTHYQAEQNHSITLEWTFTPKPDVSITSVYIFCLLVTDLRVSVLFHLHEGVEVSESQDQQFSGRVQFDRDKLREGRIRLQVSRLRTDDSGLYDCIIRTSDGWNMDVCRLNVTAVDQHKAQTEPENRRRTGLSATLVPTAAAALWVETLLLSQSSKTNLGLDPPSVAATQTFPAVFPCCLVSVGLS from the exons atgaagatgatcttcaggatcctgctgctcatcagcttcatctcatGCGTCTCTG GATCATTAGTAGTGAATGTGACCCAGACCCACTatcaggcagagcagaaccacagcatcacactggaGTGGACCTTCACACCCAAACCTGACGTGTCCATCACCTCAGTTTACATCTTCTGTCTGCTGGTGACTGATCTCAGAGTCTCAGTCCTGTTTCATCTCCATGAAGGTGTTGAGGTCTCAGAGTCTCAGGATCAACAGTTTTCAGGACGAGTCCAGTTTGACAGAGACAAGCTCAGAGAAGGACGGATCAGACTCCAAGTGTCCAGACTCAGGACTGATGACTCAGGACTGTATGACTGTATCATCAGAACATCAGATGGTTGGAACATGGACGTATGTCGACTCAACGTCACTG ctgttgatcagcacaaagctcagacagaaccagagaacaGAAGGAGAACGGGCCTTAGTGCTACATTGGtgccgacagcagcagcagctctatgG GTTGAAACTCTTCTGTTGAGCCAGAGTTCAAAGACAAACCTGGGTTTGGATCCACCCTCAGTTGCTGCCACTCAAACCTTCCCTGCTGTGTTTCCATGTTGTCTAGTGTCAGTTGGTTTGAGTTAG